The Mobula hypostoma chromosome 9, sMobHyp1.1, whole genome shotgun sequence genomic sequence TGGGATTGTGATATTATATCTCTTACAGAAACATGATACATTGAGTGGATATCatttgtttggattttcaaaaagtctTTAACAAGGTCTGACACACAATGCTGCTACTCTGGATAAGAGATAAAGTACAAGTATAGATAGAAATGTGGTTGATTACCTTAGAAGTCAAAGATTGGGGATAAGATGGTGCTTTTCACAATGGCTGCTCGTAACTTTTGGAattccacaagggtcagtgttagatttccagcatttcatcTTATAcaataatgatctggatgaagaaaaTTATGATGTTATGGCTACATTTGATAAGTAGAAGAACAGGCAATATCCCAGAGGCAGGAAGCCTGCAAAATGACCTGGAGAGGTTGGGAGGTTGGGCAAAGAATAAGCAGATGGAATGTAGAATAGGAAGTGTGGGGTTATACACATTGGTAGGAAGAACaaaagactattttgtaaatgaggagaaaattcagaaagcagaggtgtaAAGTTACTTGCGATTCCGAATCCtgaattccctcaaggttaatttacaggttgagtcaataGAAAACAAGACAAgtgcaatattaacattcattttgggaggattagtatataaaaacagatacgtaatgctgaggctttatagtcATGCAGAATGATGCAAGAACATCaggcacatatatgtatatagctagggtgtcaaaGGACTGTATTTCTCAATaaggagcagagagcaagtttgtggATCTCGAGGGACTaatatcagaattagaatcaggtttattatcaccggcatgggaagtgaaatttgttaactcggcagcagcagttcaatgcaatacataatctagcgggggaaaaaagaataataataaataaaattttaaaaaataaacaagtaaacaatTACGTATAttaaattcatttttaaaaaacatgcaagaacagaaatactgtgtatttttttaaaaagtgaggtagtgtccaaagattcaatgtccatttaggaatcggatggcagaggggaaaaagctgttcctgaattgctgagtgtgtgccttcaggcttctgtacctcctacctgatggttacagtgagaaaagggcatgccctgggtactggaggtccttaataatggacactacctttctgagacaccgctccctcaagatgtcctgggtactttgtaggctagtacccaagatggagctgactagatttacaaccatctgcagcttcttttggtcctgtacagtagcccctccataccagacaatgatgtagccagtcagaatgctctccacggtacaactgtagaagcttttgagtgtatttgttgacatgccaaatctcttcaaactcctaataaagtatagccactgtcttgccttcttcataactacatcaatatgttgggaccaggttagatccttagagatcttgacacccaggaactagaaacagctcactctctccacttctgatccctctatgaggattggtatgtgttcctttgtcttacccttcctgaagttcacaatcaagtctttcatcttactgacgttgaatgacTGGTTGTTGCTGCAATTTTGGGTCCTTTCTCCAAGGAAGGGTGTAGTAGATTGGAAGGGATCCAGAAACTCACAAGAAAGGTCATAGGAATAAATGGCTTGACATTTGAGAAGTGTTAGATGTCTCTGCGCTTGTACTCAATGGTGTTCAGACTAATAAGGAGCTATCTCAATGAAAACTATCAGagactgaaaggcctggacagagtggatgtggagagaatgtttccattagGAGGAGATAATTGGATCCAAGGGCATGCCTTCAGAATTTAGGCTTGTCCCTTTAAAAgcgctgaggaggaatttcttcaaccaaagggtAAAAAGAGGACATGGGATATCCTTGGCAGATAAAGTGGAGATGATTCTTCACCGTTTCTGTGCATATTaatggaaaaaaagggaaaaggtaGTGAGTATTTCCCCTTTAGGATCAGTGTGGCAAAGTATGTCGGGGTTACAAATGAAGGGTAAAGTTATAAATGTGTATTCTCATCTATATTTACTGTGGCAAAAGATATGAAACCGGGTAAGTTTATGGAAATTTTCAATGATATTCTGAAGCATTTTGACGTACAAAAGAGGAGGCAATTGCAGATGAAACTCAAAATAGTCTATATATCCCCAAGATACTTATATCAAGCTGCTCTGGTCACAGAAAGATAATTTGCATCTTAGAGTGGACTTCCAGCAATTGCATTGCAGGAAATTTTGGAGTTACTTAAACCAATTGAATGGTCCATTTCGGTGTTCCAGATAGGAAAAATGAATTCCTCTATTCATAATGAGTTTGAAAAAGACAATAATGATGATTATATCCCTTTTAAAATTGGATGTTGAATTTTTATAACTATGTGATTGAATATATTAATATAAAAACATAACAAAATACTTTTTCAGGATAAAGTTTTAAGGAGAGCCTGAATTACTTTTCACATTTTCCCTGGactgtaggagactgaggggtgagctGACAAGGGTTGTTTAAGATCATGAGGGCATAAATGGATGATCATAGTCTTTATCCAagtgtaggggagtctaaaactgaaCAATGTGGTTATCTGGtgaaagggaaaagatttaaaagacatCTGGCAGAAAAACTTATtctcacagagtggtgggtgtatgaaaTATGGTGGGAGAACAGGCTGTAGAAACAGGAACAAAGtgaggagatgggactaggtcagACAGACATTGGTAGGCATGGAtgagctgggctgaatggcctgtttccatattgTACAACTCTACAACTATATTTATCTATATTTTACGTGTAAAGCTTGCTTTATACAGTAAGTCATGATATGTTGCTGAATGTATAAACGCGATTCAGAGAGATTTCGATCTCCTATTTCAGTTATTTGCTTCTCAGAAATCTCTGCTGTGAACTTGATTCATTTACAATGGGGCAATAAGTAATTGCCATACAAACAGACAATTGTTGGCTCAATGTTTTTATGTCCAAGTTCTTTCTCCACTTTATTGTTATCAAGTAATAGAGGTAAACACACCCTGCAGTATTGTTTGTTTTCTTGCTAATAGACAAATTGACAggtatttttttctgaaattaagtATATTTAATACATTCAGCCAAAGCAAATGATAAAGTATTGATTGAAGTGAAATTTTATTTAACTCAGTTTTTCAATTATGACAATTAATCAAAGACAAACTGTGGAATTAAATGATGATCTTGCGGTCGTTCACCATAATTTGTTGGTTGTGTCTTTAGCGGTACTTGGAGCTCAATTCATGTGCGAGCAACTCAAGGAACTTGTCGACAGCACAGTGGGTTGCTGGGGAGAATGCAGGCAAGTGAATGGCCAGAGTGACCGTGATACAATCAGCCAACAGCTGtaaaagtgaaaaataaataacataaGGCAGTGTTAATATCGTCAATGGATGATTTTACCCATTGAACAAGAATTGCTTCTTTGTACTTTGACTGCTTTCCTATGTATCGTGTAGCAGGAAAAAGTTTTCCCAGCTAAACTGAACAAGACTACACTTCAAGACCACTGAAATTTCAactaaataaagttgaaagttcaGGATTGCTGATCTAATTACAATAACATAGTTTGTGTCATGACAATGAGAAAGAATCTGTAAAATTGTTACATACGTGAAAGTTATGAGGATCCACAAGAAGTTCTTCACCATGTCTCTTGGCAAGCTTTTCCAGGTGTTTACTCAGGTTGTCCACGTTATGGGCTGCATCTGCCACAGCTTCCATGACAATGCGACCATGTCTTCTGacaggctggtcagaggctttgTAGCCATTGAATTTTGGGAAGTATGTCTTAGCTTGAGGGTGGATCTCAAACAACCTTCACAAACAcggaaaatgaaaacagaaattatTTGCAGACACAATATACACTACATCTCACAGGATTAAATTCTGTTATTCTTCAGACCAGCAATCATGTTATTTTGGAAAAACTTCAATTCTATGCAGAGGATGTCTTTGTAGATTTATTAGTGGTCTCACTGTTCaagagaaatgcaaagaaatgttAACAATTACAAATAATAGCTGAAAATGCATTAATTATACTATGAACCTAAGAAAATTACCTGGCTAAAGCTTCCGCACCCCAAGCTTCAGCATTTGCCTTGATGTGGTTGCCCAGTTCCTCTATAACCTGTTTGTTGGGGCCAGAGAGTACCATTGTTGCAGAGTTTTCACTTTTTCAGATCTCTCATTAACCAGAAGATGCCTCTGGCTTGATGTGTCCgtatttattgtaattcacaCTGATCTACAAACTCTCCACCCCACTTTTCCCATTGGTTGTGGGTCCTGATTCATGGTCTACGTAATCTAATGATAAGAGACAATAGTGAACAGAGAACCAGTTGTCTGTTTCACAGACAACTGTTAGCAAAGATATCCTGTTCCAGTAAAGCTAAACACTACCTGCACACGTTTCACTTGACGCACAATTGTAAAGGTTTAGTTTATTGCCATGTAAGTTATCAGTAAATGAACATTAATATTCATCAATCAATGTGCATTTCCAAACTAATTCTGATATAATAAGTTTAATTCATTTTGTTGTTACTTTGGGCTGTATCGCCTATTGAAATTCATCCTGCTCACCCTCGGTCTTTTTATTTCACAACTGTTTAACCTCAGTGTGCGGGGAGACATGGTTTTCCAATATTCACAAAACACCTGCTGTGTACACTGCACAGAAATGACTGGACAGAATGAATTTTGATAATGTAGCCACATTGCACCAGGAAGTGTGTAGGTCTAAAATCACGTAAATGAAGAGTATTAACATGCAGCTGAAGGATTTATTTGTGCACAGGTGATGGAAGGTGTAGGGTGTCAGGACGACCAGGGCAACTTTGGAAAATTGGTCTGGAATTTCATAGACATGGGTGATCTGAGCTGATGTTACAGGGACATTTAGAGAAGAAAAGTCAGCCACAAGCTCAGCTCAGTAGAAGGTTACAGGCCTGACCAAACAGAGACTGATGAAGTCGGTGGTCTGATATTAGAGTTAAGCAGGCATAGTCAATGTTTTTGTTCTTCACAAATCTTAGATAGCGCAAAATTCCACTCCATCATTGCCAGACATCAAGTAACCGGCGTGACTGAGCAGAAGCATTAGAAGAGTCAGTGGAGTTGCAAAAAATcagcattaaggagttggagctcgAACtgcatgaactccagatcatttgggatgctgaaggagtgatagacaggacataaagAGAAATAGTTACACCCAAAgttcaggacacaggaaactgagggacagtcaggaaggggaacgaGGTTACGGAGTCAGTGTCGAGTactctgtggccatccccctcaacgatCGCTTTGGATAttcttgggggtgggggttgacctaacagaagaaagtcacagtggtcgggtctctagcactgagtccAGAGGCACTGAGGAATGGATAGGAAGTTCTGTGGGTAAGAACAAGATtcttggatggtatgttgcctcccaggtgccagggcccgGTATATCACAGACTGAGTCCTCTGCAtacttaagtgggagggtgaacttaactggttgtggtccatgtagccaccaatgacatgggtagaacgtGTAATGAGGTTCAGCATAGCAAGCAcagggagttaggtgttaagttaaaaggcaggacctctagggttgtgatctcaggactgctacccatGCCGCATGTTCGTGAGGCCAGAACTGgggagattatacagtttaaaacatgGCTacagagttggtgcaggagggagggcataagatttttggaacaTTGGACTCTCtttcagggaagatgggacctgtacagaagggatagttTGCGCCTcaactggagggagactaatgTTCCAGCAGGAAAGTTTGTTAATGTggagtttaaactggagttgcagggggttgggaaccagagcgaCAGAACAGTTAGCggagagatcgtggaggcagATGTcggtaagatctcagacaaagtatGTCAGCATGGTGCGACAAGTGTCTCGAGCTGTGTATtgtttaatgcaagaagtatcataggaaagtcAGATGATTGTGCAGGAGATGAGGTAGATGGTTTACAAAGAGAGGCActatgtagtgaggagaggcaaaattgcagtgaacagcatgagttgcaatgtaaaaggtggacaaaatcgaaaacgttgaatacaggactgaaggtgttataattGAATATGCtctgtatacagaataaggtagatcagTGTTTCCCACCCTTTTTTAGCCAAACGTCccccctaaagcaccttcataatTGTCAACACCCCTCTTAAGCAAAATATACTTTCTGATGCCCCTGTAGTGTAAGAACATGTCTACCATGTGCTAACATGAGGAAAATGATTccactttaaatttttatttatctttataGCCCGCTTACACAttacctgtgcactgtacagcagcttcaatattcatgtgatccttgagcttgatggtttttagtaAGATTTGAAAcaactggttcaagttgtgacagcaaaagccttaagtccccatgtgtaacaatgtccaagtgctttctgttttttgtgagtatgtggttcactgccctgaagcctctttcaacaaggtaagaGGATGGAAATCCAaggaagagcagtttggctcttctccaaagaccaggaaatttTGTATGACTGTGTAGCTACTTACCACAAAAGCTgatatttttgaaaagcatttttgtctcttcatcattctgaatttctataatttcttcttgcaagctctcttcctgttcttccatctTGCAAAAGAATGGGTTAATTACTCAATCAGGAAATTCCAgattgttcaaatccttgaatccactctgaaaatccttcttcagtgattgAAGTCGTAAGCAATACTCTTGTAAAGAGGAGGAggcggagaagatggcggcacgactcAGCATGCGCaaccactctggtgaatgatatctgtaatctgtcaagtagggtgccatgtacaatcctgatttgatggaaacagatgtgagagaacagaggaacatctggagaaacttctgaaatgcctgctttgctgccgctgttactgtgtgatccagaatctccggaggggaaggccccgagtccccggctttgcttgttgctcggcggccgggactgggtcgaagcactcggcagagatggtgctcggtgcttggtgtcgaagggctggtcagaggctcaaagtttttggacggactcagagtcggctgtggtcgggtgcttccaatgcatcgacagttgtcagtgcctggaggtttacggcagaGAGAGTttatcccttctgccacctgctatcagggactatcgAGAGTCGGTCGGAACTGAGACTTATTTTTTACCCTTCTCATGGTcttctctttatcaaattatggtattgctttgcagtgctgtaactatatgttataattatgtggtcttgtcagtgttagtctttggtttttcttgttttttggtgatatcactctggaggaactttgtatcatttcttaatgcatgcatgcatttctgaatgacaataaatgaggactgagtgtcctcatagtctaatctaaATCACAGTCTGGGAAAGAGAGTGCCGTACTTCCTCTGCTGAGAAACTGTGAGaacttctcccaatgttttgcttatatatttccaatttttcaATACAAGTAGACAcagcactttttgcctggattaagttgaaattctcaccctacaGTTTCATATTCAGAATGTTAATTTCATCATACAGATTGGCTAGttatgccacatctccatgtgGAAGATCGATCTCGTGTCTCAAGTTAGGGTTCCGCTTACCGCCtccccaagaatcttgaatgtCTCCCAGTGATTTCTATTTCCTCTAACACCCCCTTAGAACACGTAACTGCCTATGCTGAGTTAATTAAGATAATCATGCCTCATTAAACTAATCACTTCTGCCTTCACATTGTCGATATTTCTCCTATTCTGCAGTTTATCCCAAAATAACTCTACCAAGGGAAAGTGAAACATTGTATCTGCTGAAAGACTGAAATAGGAAAAAGAGCATTAGAGgttctcaacaggccaggcagcacttgaGGAGAGTGAAACATATCAGTGACTTTCATTAAAACAGGAAAAGTGTGAAAATAAGCTTCAATTTTCAGTCTGAGGAGAGAACGAAGGGAGTATCTTAGCTAGGGTAGAGACGATTCCTCCCCAGTATTCACAAATAATGAGCTTCTAGGATGAATATAGGTAGGAAGAGGAATGAAGAAAATAGAGAGACAAATAAAGTGGTGGAACACTGAGATGTAGGGAACTCCAGTTGATGGAAAACTGAAATTAAAGAGAATTTTTGGAAATACTTGGAAGATCAGGGTGATCCACGGAGAGAGAAAACCTGAGTGAATGTCATCAAGCATCAAACTGAGCAGTTCTAACAGAAACAAGGAAGGCTAGTTatcagaatctcttgtatcttgGAACTACAAGTTGTCTGCAGGGAAGATGAGGGATTGTTTCTTGAGCTTCTTTTGGGTTTGGTGAAGCTGTATTCGTGGCCCCAGAATGAGAAATCATAGTGGGAGTGAGATGAAGAAATAAAATGAAAGGCAACTTAAAGGTCAGGGTCACCCATTAGGATTGAATAGTGATAGTCTGCAAAATTATCATCGATCTGCAAttggtttctccagtgtagaAGAGACCGTGTTGTAAACACTGAATGCAGCACACTGgattggaagattgggaaaagaaATTAAAGTTCAAGTTCACGCAGGGCATAAAAGCCATGAAAATTACTCTTGTGTAGCATGACAGCGGTACATAGGAGGACAAAGACAAACTGCAGTTAATATAAACTTAAATTTACATAAATTATACTTAATTTCAATGTGAAAAATAAACAATATTAGTGCAAGATTGAGAGAAAAAGAACAGTTCATTGTACCAATGTTACTTCTTTCCTAAACTCAAATATATAATTATAACAGTCCGTTTTGACTTTCTTTTCAAATATATATTGTACAAATGTGCAATAATTAAGTGGGACTGAATTGTCAACTGCTCTGAATTTCTCGCAAATATTTCTGTTCACTTCACTGTAACTCATTTTTTATTCTGCTGCAGCAACGCAGAAATACAAAATTACACAACCCACTCTCTTTGTacaatttttttaatattgaagcaacatctatTATTTAACTTAGTGACGGATATAATTTTATAATATTTAACTTCAAATGTTTTGTAAAACTACTTAATTAATGTATTGAGAAAGCTAGTTTTGTGATGAAAACCTAATGTAATGTGAAAGCTGATTTAGATACCTGATGTTATGAAAGCTTACAGTTATTTGGGTTCAGCTTGTTGAAACATTTGTAAAAGCTGCTTTGTATCATCAGAGTATGGAGATGGGGAGTATAGTCTATCTCAGGATGCCAGCTTTTTGGTGTGCCTGTATATCTGCAGGTTTGAAAAGTGTGGGACAAAGGAtaattacattttttttgtaaAGCAACCTTTTTCTAGATAAAGAACTAGGCTTAAGATCACATGCAACAACATTTTCTCCATATCGGGCTACCTTCTAATATTTGGTGCAACGATACAGCGAGTTGCCGCTGAACATTTGTTGATGAGTCATTGGAACTTTATCAGCTTTGAAGTGATGAATATACACAATAGACCATTTCCAGAACACCCAAGTGCACGAGTCTTGCAAATGCATGATTGGGTACATCTCAGTTATCAACCAGGTTCACATTAGTCCGGCCTTGAGCCAGTTGAGAACCATGTTTCTACATTTGCAAACCTATGTTAACAGCAGACTTTAATGATAAAACTGGGGAAATTTTATTGTGCATATTTGTTACCAATATATATTTAGTTTAGATTGAGGCCCTCTATGGAGAATAAAGCAAATGTAATTGAATTTGATGCTTGATTATTTCTTGATGTTGTAGGTTATTTAGTCTCCCATGTTTCCTCATCTGGACAGTTCAGAGATCCAAAGCACAGAGAAGAACAATGCTATGGTTATGGTTGGTGGTGGGCAGGATGATGTTAATGATGGGAAGAGCATAATTAAGCAGAAATGGTTTGGTTGTTCTCATATTTACAGAGCATGAACGACGGAGAGCTAGAAGACATGCATCAAATCTCCAGGTAAATACAATGCGGAAGATGGACTTGGCAGCTGACAGACTGTGGCTGAGATTGGGTTGGTTGGATGGTCACCAGATGGATGAGAACGTGATCTCAAGACTAAATCTGACACCAAGGGTGAAAAGTTTGAGACTGTTGCCAGTGGAAGAAATGGAATGAAACACTGGAAAAGGCCAAAGGAATATCTTCAGTCTCAATGATTCAACTTGTCAGGATGTGTTATCTTTATTTTACTAAATGTCCAAAAATGTGGATTTCACCCAGAATTACACagtgagcaaaaaaaaagttccaTCTTTAGTAACAGGATCAATTAACAAATTGTTCTTCTGATAGTTTAGTAGCCTTAAATTCACTGATAATTCAGGGGTGACAGGATTGCTTTGCCTTGAATATATAATCCCATTGATTAATCTGCAGCCCCAGCAGagctaattttatgtactgctggtataaaaatcaataaaaaccAAAACAAATGCCGAAGGGAGAATGACTAAGTCATCTGTCAGAAAtatgaaaaacaataaaaatcaaATTGTACCAAACCTACCAATTGAAGGAAATTTCTACTCATTTGATAGTAGAAATTAGACAGGACATCTTATAACTGAGAGGCAAAGGAGGATTCCTGAGAAATGGCAGTGAAGTGTGGGGTCAGTGCTGCTGTGGAAACTGACAGTGTGTTTTAGAAAAAGCTGAATGTTGGGTTATCCAGTGAGTGTGTTTGGCAGGAGTTCCCTCTACCAGCTGATAGGAGGCAATAGAGTATATAAAGGCTTCAGACAAAGTTAGACTTTCTTTGTATATGATCTTTGACCTAACTCTCTGTCACCTGTTGTAGGATAGGTAGTACTAACTTGTAGAAGATATTTCCATGAATTGACATTCCTTCTGACCTTCCGCATTCTAATGAGGTGGAGTGTTCTGTCCTCGGCAAGACTTTAACTTtatcctcctcctcccacacctCAGTCTGTTCCATAGTGGCCACAATGCCGAGCTCTTCTTCTGTTGTCTCTGTCTCCAAGaccacttctttggcaagaattccacgggctactgcaaaggatcaaaataagctccagagagttgtaaacttagtcagctccattatgggcactgccctcccccctccccccccgccccccgtagtatccaggacatcttcaaggaggatGCCTCaccaaggtggcatccatcatttaggaccccatcacccaggtcatagaacatagaatagtacagcacagtacaggcccttgttcccacaatgttgtgctgacccttaaaccctgccttccatataaacCTCtagcttaaattcctccatatacctgtctagcagcctcttaaacttcactagtgtatttgcctccaggCAGTGGaatgcaccaaccattctctgagtaaaataaacccctctaatatcccccttgaaattcccacaccttaccttaaagccatgtcctattGTACTGAGCAGTTGTGCCCTGGGGAAgtggtgctggctatccactctatctattcctcttaatatcttgtatacctctatcatgtctcctctcatcctccttctctccaaagagtaaagccctagttctctcaatctctgatcatgatgcatactctctaaaccaggcagcatattggtaaatctcctctgtaccctttccaatgcttccac encodes the following:
- the LOC134351322 gene encoding hemoglobin subunit alpha-like; translated protein: MVLSGPNKQVIEELGNHIKANAEAWGAEALARLFEIHPQAKTYFPKFNGYKASDQPVRRHGRIVMEAVADAAHNVDNLSKHLEKLAKRHGEELLVDPHNFHLLADCITVTLAIHLPAFSPATHCAVDKFLELLAHELSSKYR